In Phycodurus eques isolate BA_2022a chromosome 23, UOR_Pequ_1.1, whole genome shotgun sequence, a genomic segment contains:
- the col4a6 gene encoding collagen alpha-6(IV) chain isoform X3 → MKLLFCVAAVVVAVRSTHAGDNSNELCSGLDCSGGCRCNPEKGARGHPGPLGEVGQSGAEGPRGSPGPVAPKGEKGHIGLKGPSGPKGDKGPMGVPGFQGNDGVLGHTGQQGGRGPPGLDGCNGTRGEPGYPGYGTGGPGQPGFAGPIGPKGQKGEPRYITDGGVTRLPGLPGEDGRPGTRGPDGPVGFAGPPGPEGYPGPPGPPGSPGPMGSRSDGYQGEKGDKGDLGLPGPSGTPGDGSLRSEQTLTIYKGDKGEPGPKGIRGFAGNRGPPNPFGFRGEFGEKGIPGYPGARGPPGFNGPPGLPGQQGYRGTPGFPGQPGYGGPKGDQGEPGLPGPPAFVSGPGTSVQGPPGEPGFNGLPGAPGDQGPPGFPGPPGPPGFGGFGSDRPASSGFPGTPGPKGEKGSPGVPGYGTEGLPGSPGLPGIPGPPGPQGLSSRPVEPCVIYHEGEKPTVSPGASVPGVPGLPGPRGPSGERGYKGFRGDPGDCNCIGGGSSGLPGPPGSPGANGSPGFTGPKGESGDAGSPGFGGLQGPPGRAGERGFLGRKGEKGVSYYTTFGFGVKGELGATGPRGPTGETGTPGRDGSPGFPGPPGPPGDAGIGTRGDRGFPGFPGSKGRPGGPGEPGAGFAGTPGFRGEPGEPGFSGLPGPPGLPGPRGQVLPCTIPGEVGLPGFPGVPGRPGPKGQPGLPGGPGRPGFDGAKGERGEPGFGGQPGPQGFPGPRGDGGVPGSPGQSFDGSRGKDGVPGRPGAKGQPGEVLGATAGPPGRDGFPGVPGDKGQPGTPGGAGPPGLNGRSGIPGRQGERGVDGFPGLPGPPGLPGDPTVEVPGPPGIDGSNGPRGSPGFPGRKGDRGDPGFPGPAGMKGTPGLPGTPGSPGSRGAPGPPGPGTRVGLPGIPGRKGERGFPGLTGFPGQPGRPGNPGFPGGKGVPGGPGRDGLSGGPGYTGQKGEPGLPGPAGPPGPPVSVVSGGRGDPGTPGGSGLPGFTGPRGDKGLPGQPGRQGLPGLPGFAEQSKGQPGQPGFPGQPGFPGGPGPKGEAGILGFPGMSGPRGDDGLPGIPGNPGQPGRPGTKGQPGESFGFPGAPGFKGQPGDSGFPGGRGNNGAPGDDGFPGSPGFPGVKGGPGEAGLPGIMGSPGYPGPKGQSGFPGPRAPDGTPGSPGGPGGPGPKGLPGSPGLDGLNGLRGPKGLPGTPGASGRARQGAPGIPGLKGERGVSYPGTPGFPGQKGERGESGGPGLTGFPGRPGLPGRSVGSDIPGPLGDPGLPGLDGEFGLTGPPGPPGPPGPGTDQGERGDPGLPGYPGTPGRKGEPGIPGGPGISGSPGFKGLQGDTGFSGGPGLKGFSGDPGYYGSKGAKGFRGPAGPKGRPGITLPGTFQQFERPFGDGGPPGGPGPRGFSGVPGQPGMPGHPGSKGRPGSVGKLGRTGSVGLPGPVGDPGPPGFPGPTGEQGLPGTVGRPGGPGSVGRSISIGYTLVKHSQNVQVPMCPQGMAKLWDGYSLLYVEGQEKAHNQDLGQPGSCLPRFSTIPFLYCSPNEVCYYASRNDKSYWLSTTAPIPMMPVAQIQIRPYISRCSVCEAPSQAVAVHSQDLTIPNCPPGWRSLWIGYSFLMHTAAGAEGGGQSLVSPGSCLEDFRATPFIECNGAKGTCHYFGNKYSFWLTTVDPNGEFVYSPAQETLKGGQERSKVSRCQVCSKVL, encoded by the exons GGGGACAATTCTAACGAGCTGTGTTCCGGTTTGGACTGCAGCGGAGGATGCAGGTGCAACCCGGAAAAGGGAGCCAGG GGTCATCCGGGGCCTCTCGGCGAGGTCGGGCAGAGTGGGGCAGAGGGGCCCCGCGGCAGCCCCGGGCCCGTAGCGCCCAAAGGTGAAAAGGGCCACATTGGCTTGAAAGGACCATCCGGCCCCAAAGGAGACAAA GGACCAATGGGAGTACCTGGATTTCAAGGAAACGATGGCGTCCTT GGTCACACCGGTCAGCAGGGTGGCAGAGGACCACCGGGACTGGACGGCTGTAACGGGACCAGAGGGGAGCCCGGGTATCCTGGCTACGGCACCGGCGGCCCCGGGCAACCTGGTTTTGCA GGACCCATCGGGCCGAAGGGTCAGAAAGGAGAACCTCGATACATCACTGATGGCGGCGTCACC cgTTTACCTGGCCTTCCAGGAGAAGACGGTCGCCCC GGCACCAGAGGTCCCGATGGTCCAGTTGGGTTTGCTGGTCCACCCGGGCCGGAAGGATATCCC GGCCCACCCGGTCCTCCCGGTTCACCAGGGCCGATG gggAGTCGTAGTGATGGATATCAAGGCGAGAAGGGAGACAAG GGCGACTTGGGTCTTCCGGGACCGAGTGGTACTCCAGGTGACGGATCTCTACGAAGTGAACAAACCCTCACGATCTACAAAGGAGATAAG GGTGAACCTGGACCGAAGGGGATTCGTGGATTCGCTGGAAACCGTGGGCCTCCT AACCCTTTTGGTTTCCGCGGGGAATTTGGAGAGAAAGGAATACCCGGATACCCAGGGGCGAGA GGTCCTCCGGGTTTTAACGGACCTCCCGGCCTGCCTGGACAACAG GGATACAGAGGGACTCCAGGATTCCCCGGGCAACCAGGATACGGCGGACCCAAG GGAGACCAGGGAGAACCCGGACTCCCAGGACCTCCCGCTTTTGTCAGCGGTCCAGGCACTTCTGTTCAAG GACCGCCAGGTGAACCAGGCTTTAACGGGCTTCCTGGTGCACCCGGTGACCAAGGACCTCCCGGGTTTCCAGGCCCACCAGGTCCTCCGGGATTTGGGGGGTTTGGTTCCG ATCGTCCCGCCAGCTCGGGTTTCCCAGGGACCCCGGGCCCGAAGGGGGAGAAAGGTAGCCCCGGCGTGCCTGGCTACGGCACAGAAGGACTCCCGGGCTCCCCTGGACTTCCAGGGATTCCAGGGCCTCCTGGACCTCAGGGCCTCTCCA GCCGACCCGTTGAGCCCTGCGTCATCTATCACGAGGGGGAAAAGCCCACTG TTTCACCCGGCGCGAGCGTTCCGGGGGTCCCGGGGCTGCCCGGTCCCCGGGGACCGTCGGGAGAGCGAGGATATAAAGGTTTCAGAG GGGATCCCGGTGACTGCAACTGTATCGGCGGCGGCTCCTCGGGGCTGCCCGGGCCACCCGGATCTCCCGGTGCCAACGGCAGCCCCGGCTTCACTGGGCCAAAGGGGGAGTCTGGTGACGCGGGCTCACCTGGCTTCGGTGGCCTTCAGGGACCTCCT GGCCGCGCCGGCGAACGTGGTTTCCTTGGCCGCAAGGGAGAAAAGGGGGTGTCTTACTACACCACTTTCGGTTTCGGAGTGAAGGGAGAGCTCGGAGCTACTGGGCCCAGAGGACCCACCGGAGAAACGGGTACACCGGGCAGGGACGGATCGCCGGGCTTCCCTGGACCCCCCGGTCCCCCA GGGGATGCCGGCATTGGCACGCGCGGAGACAGAGGTTTCCCGGGCTTCCCGGGATCCAAGGGGCGGCCCGGAGGGCCCGGCGAGCCCGGCGCCGGCTTTGCCGGCACGCCTGGTTTCCGAGGCGAGCCCGGAGAACCCGGTTTTTCCGGACTGCCGGGGCCACCAGGTTTGCCTGGACCAAGAG GCCAAGTGCTTCCCTGCACCATCCCCGGTGAGGTCGGACTGCCCGGTTTTCCCGGTGTACCTGGACGACCAG GTCCCAAAGGTCAGCCGGGCTTGCCGGGAGGCCCTGGACGTCCAGGATTTGACGGCGCAAaaggagagagaggagagccCGGCTTTGGAGGGCAGCCCGGACCGCAAG GTTTCCCGGGACCCAGAGGGGACGGCGGAGTTCCCGGTAGCCCGGGACAAAGTTTTGACGGGAGCAGGGGGAAGGACGGTGTCCCGGGACGCCCTGGAGCCAAAGGCCAGCCTGGAGAAGTCCTGGGAGCCACAGCGGGGCCTCCGGGACGAGATGGTTTtcccggagtccccggagacaAGGGCCAGCCCGGGACACCGGGAGGGGCCGGACCACCCG GTCTTAACGGACGCTCGGGTATTCCTGGGCGTCAGGGCGAACGAGGAGTTGATGGTTTTCCTGGGCTCCCCGGTCCTCCTGGACTCCCAGGCGATCCAACCGTCGAAGTCCCCGGCCCGCCTGGAATCGATGGGAGCAATGGCCCCAGAGGCTCACCAG GTTTTCCTGGTCGAAAAGGAGACAGAGGAGACCCCGGTTTCCCAGGACCTGCTGGTATGAAGGGCACCCCAGGACTACCGGGTACCCCTGGCTCACCGGGGTCGAGGGGAGCACCCGGGCCTCCGGGACCAGGAACAAGGGTGGGATTACCGGGAATACCAGGAAGGAAGG GTGAGCGAGGTTTCCCAGGGTTGACGGGCTTCCCCGGACAACCGGGACGTCCTGGAAATCCAGGATTTCCTGGGGGTAAAGGAGTGCCCGGGGGGCCTGGAAGAGATGGACTTTCTGGGGGGCCCGGCTACACTGGACAGAAAG GTGAGCCAGGGTTACCCGGTCCCGCCGGCCCGCCCGGCCCTCCGGTTTCAGTTGTGTCTGGAGGCAGAGGAGACCCCGGAACCCCTGGAGGCAGTGGCCTTCCTGGCTTCACCGGACCAAGAG GTGACAAAGGGCTTCCAGGCCAGCCGGGTCGTCAGGGTCTGCCTGGACTTCCGGGTTTTGCCGAACAGAGTAAAGGGCAGCCGGGACAACCTGGTTTCCCAGGGCAGCCGGGATTTCCCGGCGGCCCAGGTCCTAAAGGTGAAGCTGGAATCCTGGGATTCCCTGGCATGTCTGGACCAAGG ggagACGACGGCTTACCTGGTATCCCTGGCAATCCTGGACAGCCTGGTCGTCCCGGTACCAAGG GTCAGCCTGGAGAGTCTTTTGGCTTTCCAGGAGCGCCAGGCTTTAAAGGGCAGCCCGGAGATTCAGGATTTCCAG GTGGTCGTGGCAATAATGGCGCTCCTGGTGATGACGGCTTCCCAGGAAGTCCTGGTTTCCCTGGAGTCAAGGGAGGACCTGGAGAAGCTGGATTGCCTGGAATAATGG GTTCACCTGGTTACCCCGGACCAAAAGGTCAGTCTGGTTTCCCCGGACCAAGAGCGCCAGATGGAACCCCTGGTTCGCCCGGAGGCCCAGGAGGTCCCGGACCTAAAG GTCTTCCTGGATCTCCTGGTTTGGACGGCCTTAACGGCCTCCGTGGACCTAAAGGCCTTCCTGGGACACCTG GGGCGAGTGGGAGAGCGCGCCAGGGTGCCCCTGGTATTCCGGGCTTGAAGGGCGAAAGAGGAGTCTCCTACCCAGGAACACCAGGTTTCCCAGGAcagaagggagagagaggagAGTCAG GTGGTCCTGGACTCACAGGATTTCCGGGTCGACCTGGACTCCCCGGTAGGTCAGTTGGCTCAGACATCCCAGGGCCATTGGGAGATCCCGGCCTCCCTGGACTGGATGGAGAGTTCG GTTTGACCGGTCCTCCGGGCCCTCCTGGGCCACCCGGCCCTGGCACAGACCAGGGAGAAAGGGGTGATCCTGGGCTCCCGGGTTACCCTGGAACccctggcaggaaaggagaacCAGGGATCCCCGGAGGCCCCGGAATCTCGGGCAGTCCTGGCTTCAAAG GACTACAAGGGGACACTGGATTCAGCGGCGGTCCAGGTCTTAAGGGTTTTTCTGGTGACCCAGGCTATTACGGAAGCAAAGGAGCCAAGGGCTTCCGAG GCCCTGCGGGTCCGAAGGGTCGCCCCGGTATCACACTCCCCGGGACATTTCAGCAGTTTGAGCGACCCTTCGGAGACGGCGGTCCTCCAGGTGGACCTGGACCCCGTGGTTTCTCTGGAGTGCCCGGTCAGCCTGGGATGCCTGGACATCCAG GTTCAAAGGGACGTCCCGGTTCTGTTGGTAAACTGGGCCGCACTGGTTCTGTTGGTCTGCCTGGACCAGTTGGTGACCCGGGTCCTCCGGGTTTCCCTGGACCCACTGGAGAACAAG GCCTTCCCGGTACCGTCGGTCGGCCCGGCGGTCCCGGCTCCGTGGGGCGCAGCATCAGTATCGGCTACACTCTGGTGAAGCACAGCCAAAACGTGCAGGTTCCAATGTGTCCTCAGGGCATGGCCAAGCTGTGGGACGGTTACAGCTTGCTTTACGTGGAGGGTCAAGAGAAGGCACACAACCAGGACCTCG GTCAGCCGGGGTCCTGCCTACCCAGGTTCAGCACCATCCCCTTCCTCTACTGCTCCCCCAACGAAGTGTGCTACTACGCCAGCCGCAATGACAAATCTTACTGGCTCTCCACCACCGCGCCCATCCCCATGATGCCCGTGGCCCAGATTCAGATTCGGCCTTACATCAGCAG GTGTTCGGTGTGCGAGGCGCCGTCTCAGGCGGTGGCAGTCCACAGTCAGGACTTGACCATTCCTAATTGCCCCCCTGGCTGGAGGAGTCTCTGGATAGGCTACTCCTTCCTCATG caCACAGCGGCCGGGGCCGAAGGCGGCGGCCAGTCCCTGGTGTCCCCCGGCTCGTGCCTGGAAGATTTCCGGGCGACGCCGTTCATTGAGTGCAACGGCGCCAAAGGGACGTGCCATTACTTCGGCAACAAGTACAGCTTCTGGCTGACCACGGTGGATCCCAACGGCGAGTTTGTCTACTCGCCGGCGCAGGAGACCCTGAAGGGAGGCCAGGAGCGCTCCAAAGTCAGCCGCTGCCAAGTGTGCAGCAAGGTCTTGTAG
- the col4a6 gene encoding collagen alpha-6(IV) chain isoform X1 has translation MKLLFCVAAVVVAVRSTHAGDNSNELCSGLDCSGGCRCNPEKGARGHPGPLGEVGQSGAEGPRGSPGPVAPKGEKGHIGLKGPSGPKGDKGPMGVPGFQGNDGVLGHTGQQGGRGPPGLDGCNGTRGEPGYPGYGTGGPGQPGFAGPIGPKGQKGEPRYITDGGVTRLPGLPGEDGRPGTRGPDGPVGFAGPPGPEGYPGPPGPPGSPGPMGSRSDGYQGEKGDKGDLGLPGPSGTPGDGSLRSEQTLTIYKGDKGEPGPKGIRGFAGNRGPPNPFGFRGEFGEKGIPGYPGARGPPGFNGPPGLPGQQGYRGTPGFPGQPGYGGPKGDQGEPGLPGPPAFVSGPGTSVQGPPGEPGFNGLPGAPGDQGPPGFPGPPGPPGFGGFGSDRPASSGFPGTPGPKGEKGSPGVPGYGTEGLPGSPGLPGIPGPPGPQGLSSRPVEPCVIYHEGEKPTVSPGASVPGVPGLPGPRGPSGERGYKGFRGDPGDCNCIGGGSSGLPGPPGSPGANGSPGFTGPKGESGDAGSPGFGGLQGPPGRAGERGFLGRKGEKGVSYYTTFGFGVKGELGATGPRGPTGETGTPGRDGSPGFPGPPGPPGDAGIGTRGDRGFPGFPGSKGRPGGPGEPGAGFAGTPGFRGEPGEPGFSGLPGPPGLPGPRGENSCGEVIDSEEGTGQVLPCTIPGEVGLPGFPGVPGRPGPKGQPGLPGGPGRPGFDGAKGERGEPGFGGQPGPQGFPGPRGDGGVPGSPGQSFDGSRGKDGVPGRPGAKGQPGEVLGATAGPPGRDGFPGVPGDKGQPGTPGGAGPPGLNGRSGIPGRQGERGVDGFPGLPGPPGLPGDPTVEVPGPPGIDGSNGPRGSPGFPGRKGDRGDPGFPGPAGMKGTPGLPGTPGSPGSRGAPGPPGPGTRVGLPGIPGRKGERGFPGLTGFPGQPGRPGNPGFPGGKGVPGGPGRDGLSGGPGYTGQKGEPGLPGPAGPPGPPVSVVSGGRGDPGTPGGSGLPGFTGPRGDKGLPGQPGRQGLPGLPGFAEQSKGQPGQPGFPGQPGFPGGPGPKGEAGILGFPGMSGPRGDDGLPGIPGNPGQPGRPGTKGQPGESFGFPGAPGFKGQPGDSGFPGGRGNNGAPGDDGFPGSPGFPGVKGGPGEAGLPGIMGSPGYPGPKGQSGFPGPRAPDGTPGSPGGPGGPGPKGLPGSPGLDGLNGLRGPKGLPGTPGASGRARQGAPGIPGLKGERGVSYPGTPGFPGQKGERGESGGPGLTGFPGRPGLPGRSVGSDIPGPLGDPGLPGLDGEFGLTGPPGPPGPPGPGTDQGERGDPGLPGYPGTPGRKGEPGIPGGPGISGSPGFKGLQGDTGFSGGPGLKGFSGDPGYYGSKGAKGFRGPAGPKGRPGITLPGTFQQFERPFGDGGPPGGPGPRGFSGVPGQPGMPGHPGSKGRPGSVGKLGRTGSVGLPGPVGDPGPPGFPGPTGEQGLPGTVGRPGGPGSVGRSISIGYTLVKHSQNVQVPMCPQGMAKLWDGYSLLYVEGQEKAHNQDLGQPGSCLPRFSTIPFLYCSPNEVCYYASRNDKSYWLSTTAPIPMMPVAQIQIRPYISRCSVCEAPSQAVAVHSQDLTIPNCPPGWRSLWIGYSFLMHTAAGAEGGGQSLVSPGSCLEDFRATPFIECNGAKGTCHYFGNKYSFWLTTVDPNGEFVYSPAQETLKGGQERSKVSRCQVCSKVL, from the exons GGGGACAATTCTAACGAGCTGTGTTCCGGTTTGGACTGCAGCGGAGGATGCAGGTGCAACCCGGAAAAGGGAGCCAGG GGTCATCCGGGGCCTCTCGGCGAGGTCGGGCAGAGTGGGGCAGAGGGGCCCCGCGGCAGCCCCGGGCCCGTAGCGCCCAAAGGTGAAAAGGGCCACATTGGCTTGAAAGGACCATCCGGCCCCAAAGGAGACAAA GGACCAATGGGAGTACCTGGATTTCAAGGAAACGATGGCGTCCTT GGTCACACCGGTCAGCAGGGTGGCAGAGGACCACCGGGACTGGACGGCTGTAACGGGACCAGAGGGGAGCCCGGGTATCCTGGCTACGGCACCGGCGGCCCCGGGCAACCTGGTTTTGCA GGACCCATCGGGCCGAAGGGTCAGAAAGGAGAACCTCGATACATCACTGATGGCGGCGTCACC cgTTTACCTGGCCTTCCAGGAGAAGACGGTCGCCCC GGCACCAGAGGTCCCGATGGTCCAGTTGGGTTTGCTGGTCCACCCGGGCCGGAAGGATATCCC GGCCCACCCGGTCCTCCCGGTTCACCAGGGCCGATG gggAGTCGTAGTGATGGATATCAAGGCGAGAAGGGAGACAAG GGCGACTTGGGTCTTCCGGGACCGAGTGGTACTCCAGGTGACGGATCTCTACGAAGTGAACAAACCCTCACGATCTACAAAGGAGATAAG GGTGAACCTGGACCGAAGGGGATTCGTGGATTCGCTGGAAACCGTGGGCCTCCT AACCCTTTTGGTTTCCGCGGGGAATTTGGAGAGAAAGGAATACCCGGATACCCAGGGGCGAGA GGTCCTCCGGGTTTTAACGGACCTCCCGGCCTGCCTGGACAACAG GGATACAGAGGGACTCCAGGATTCCCCGGGCAACCAGGATACGGCGGACCCAAG GGAGACCAGGGAGAACCCGGACTCCCAGGACCTCCCGCTTTTGTCAGCGGTCCAGGCACTTCTGTTCAAG GACCGCCAGGTGAACCAGGCTTTAACGGGCTTCCTGGTGCACCCGGTGACCAAGGACCTCCCGGGTTTCCAGGCCCACCAGGTCCTCCGGGATTTGGGGGGTTTGGTTCCG ATCGTCCCGCCAGCTCGGGTTTCCCAGGGACCCCGGGCCCGAAGGGGGAGAAAGGTAGCCCCGGCGTGCCTGGCTACGGCACAGAAGGACTCCCGGGCTCCCCTGGACTTCCAGGGATTCCAGGGCCTCCTGGACCTCAGGGCCTCTCCA GCCGACCCGTTGAGCCCTGCGTCATCTATCACGAGGGGGAAAAGCCCACTG TTTCACCCGGCGCGAGCGTTCCGGGGGTCCCGGGGCTGCCCGGTCCCCGGGGACCGTCGGGAGAGCGAGGATATAAAGGTTTCAGAG GGGATCCCGGTGACTGCAACTGTATCGGCGGCGGCTCCTCGGGGCTGCCCGGGCCACCCGGATCTCCCGGTGCCAACGGCAGCCCCGGCTTCACTGGGCCAAAGGGGGAGTCTGGTGACGCGGGCTCACCTGGCTTCGGTGGCCTTCAGGGACCTCCT GGCCGCGCCGGCGAACGTGGTTTCCTTGGCCGCAAGGGAGAAAAGGGGGTGTCTTACTACACCACTTTCGGTTTCGGAGTGAAGGGAGAGCTCGGAGCTACTGGGCCCAGAGGACCCACCGGAGAAACGGGTACACCGGGCAGGGACGGATCGCCGGGCTTCCCTGGACCCCCCGGTCCCCCA GGGGATGCCGGCATTGGCACGCGCGGAGACAGAGGTTTCCCGGGCTTCCCGGGATCCAAGGGGCGGCCCGGAGGGCCCGGCGAGCCCGGCGCCGGCTTTGCCGGCACGCCTGGTTTCCGAGGCGAGCCCGGAGAACCCGGTTTTTCCGGACTGCCGGGGCCACCAGGTTTGCCTGGACCAAGAG GCGAAAACAGCTGTGGAGAGGTTATTGACAGCGAAGAGGGAACGG GCCAAGTGCTTCCCTGCACCATCCCCGGTGAGGTCGGACTGCCCGGTTTTCCCGGTGTACCTGGACGACCAG GTCCCAAAGGTCAGCCGGGCTTGCCGGGAGGCCCTGGACGTCCAGGATTTGACGGCGCAAaaggagagagaggagagccCGGCTTTGGAGGGCAGCCCGGACCGCAAG GTTTCCCGGGACCCAGAGGGGACGGCGGAGTTCCCGGTAGCCCGGGACAAAGTTTTGACGGGAGCAGGGGGAAGGACGGTGTCCCGGGACGCCCTGGAGCCAAAGGCCAGCCTGGAGAAGTCCTGGGAGCCACAGCGGGGCCTCCGGGACGAGATGGTTTtcccggagtccccggagacaAGGGCCAGCCCGGGACACCGGGAGGGGCCGGACCACCCG GTCTTAACGGACGCTCGGGTATTCCTGGGCGTCAGGGCGAACGAGGAGTTGATGGTTTTCCTGGGCTCCCCGGTCCTCCTGGACTCCCAGGCGATCCAACCGTCGAAGTCCCCGGCCCGCCTGGAATCGATGGGAGCAATGGCCCCAGAGGCTCACCAG GTTTTCCTGGTCGAAAAGGAGACAGAGGAGACCCCGGTTTCCCAGGACCTGCTGGTATGAAGGGCACCCCAGGACTACCGGGTACCCCTGGCTCACCGGGGTCGAGGGGAGCACCCGGGCCTCCGGGACCAGGAACAAGGGTGGGATTACCGGGAATACCAGGAAGGAAGG GTGAGCGAGGTTTCCCAGGGTTGACGGGCTTCCCCGGACAACCGGGACGTCCTGGAAATCCAGGATTTCCTGGGGGTAAAGGAGTGCCCGGGGGGCCTGGAAGAGATGGACTTTCTGGGGGGCCCGGCTACACTGGACAGAAAG GTGAGCCAGGGTTACCCGGTCCCGCCGGCCCGCCCGGCCCTCCGGTTTCAGTTGTGTCTGGAGGCAGAGGAGACCCCGGAACCCCTGGAGGCAGTGGCCTTCCTGGCTTCACCGGACCAAGAG GTGACAAAGGGCTTCCAGGCCAGCCGGGTCGTCAGGGTCTGCCTGGACTTCCGGGTTTTGCCGAACAGAGTAAAGGGCAGCCGGGACAACCTGGTTTCCCAGGGCAGCCGGGATTTCCCGGCGGCCCAGGTCCTAAAGGTGAAGCTGGAATCCTGGGATTCCCTGGCATGTCTGGACCAAGG ggagACGACGGCTTACCTGGTATCCCTGGCAATCCTGGACAGCCTGGTCGTCCCGGTACCAAGG GTCAGCCTGGAGAGTCTTTTGGCTTTCCAGGAGCGCCAGGCTTTAAAGGGCAGCCCGGAGATTCAGGATTTCCAG GTGGTCGTGGCAATAATGGCGCTCCTGGTGATGACGGCTTCCCAGGAAGTCCTGGTTTCCCTGGAGTCAAGGGAGGACCTGGAGAAGCTGGATTGCCTGGAATAATGG GTTCACCTGGTTACCCCGGACCAAAAGGTCAGTCTGGTTTCCCCGGACCAAGAGCGCCAGATGGAACCCCTGGTTCGCCCGGAGGCCCAGGAGGTCCCGGACCTAAAG GTCTTCCTGGATCTCCTGGTTTGGACGGCCTTAACGGCCTCCGTGGACCTAAAGGCCTTCCTGGGACACCTG GGGCGAGTGGGAGAGCGCGCCAGGGTGCCCCTGGTATTCCGGGCTTGAAGGGCGAAAGAGGAGTCTCCTACCCAGGAACACCAGGTTTCCCAGGAcagaagggagagagaggagAGTCAG GTGGTCCTGGACTCACAGGATTTCCGGGTCGACCTGGACTCCCCGGTAGGTCAGTTGGCTCAGACATCCCAGGGCCATTGGGAGATCCCGGCCTCCCTGGACTGGATGGAGAGTTCG GTTTGACCGGTCCTCCGGGCCCTCCTGGGCCACCCGGCCCTGGCACAGACCAGGGAGAAAGGGGTGATCCTGGGCTCCCGGGTTACCCTGGAACccctggcaggaaaggagaacCAGGGATCCCCGGAGGCCCCGGAATCTCGGGCAGTCCTGGCTTCAAAG GACTACAAGGGGACACTGGATTCAGCGGCGGTCCAGGTCTTAAGGGTTTTTCTGGTGACCCAGGCTATTACGGAAGCAAAGGAGCCAAGGGCTTCCGAG GCCCTGCGGGTCCGAAGGGTCGCCCCGGTATCACACTCCCCGGGACATTTCAGCAGTTTGAGCGACCCTTCGGAGACGGCGGTCCTCCAGGTGGACCTGGACCCCGTGGTTTCTCTGGAGTGCCCGGTCAGCCTGGGATGCCTGGACATCCAG GTTCAAAGGGACGTCCCGGTTCTGTTGGTAAACTGGGCCGCACTGGTTCTGTTGGTCTGCCTGGACCAGTTGGTGACCCGGGTCCTCCGGGTTTCCCTGGACCCACTGGAGAACAAG GCCTTCCCGGTACCGTCGGTCGGCCCGGCGGTCCCGGCTCCGTGGGGCGCAGCATCAGTATCGGCTACACTCTGGTGAAGCACAGCCAAAACGTGCAGGTTCCAATGTGTCCTCAGGGCATGGCCAAGCTGTGGGACGGTTACAGCTTGCTTTACGTGGAGGGTCAAGAGAAGGCACACAACCAGGACCTCG GTCAGCCGGGGTCCTGCCTACCCAGGTTCAGCACCATCCCCTTCCTCTACTGCTCCCCCAACGAAGTGTGCTACTACGCCAGCCGCAATGACAAATCTTACTGGCTCTCCACCACCGCGCCCATCCCCATGATGCCCGTGGCCCAGATTCAGATTCGGCCTTACATCAGCAG GTGTTCGGTGTGCGAGGCGCCGTCTCAGGCGGTGGCAGTCCACAGTCAGGACTTGACCATTCCTAATTGCCCCCCTGGCTGGAGGAGTCTCTGGATAGGCTACTCCTTCCTCATG caCACAGCGGCCGGGGCCGAAGGCGGCGGCCAGTCCCTGGTGTCCCCCGGCTCGTGCCTGGAAGATTTCCGGGCGACGCCGTTCATTGAGTGCAACGGCGCCAAAGGGACGTGCCATTACTTCGGCAACAAGTACAGCTTCTGGCTGACCACGGTGGATCCCAACGGCGAGTTTGTCTACTCGCCGGCGCAGGAGACCCTGAAGGGAGGCCAGGAGCGCTCCAAAGTCAGCCGCTGCCAAGTGTGCAGCAAGGTCTTGTAG